A genomic window from Serratia liquefaciens includes:
- the mutM gene encoding bifunctional DNA-formamidopyrimidine glycosylase/DNA-(apurinic or apyrimidinic site) lyase, whose protein sequence is MPELPEVETSRRGIEPYLVGHSIQYAVVRNARLRWPVSEQILALSDQPVRSVQRRAKYLLIELDHGWIIVHLGMSGSLRMLAEETEAGKHDHVDLVISNGMILRYTDPRRFGAWLWCEDLAASNVLAHLGPEPLSEAFNGAYLYEKSRNKRTLIKPWLMDNKLVVGVGNIYASESLFTAGILPDRPADSLSKAEAELLAETIKAVLLRSIEQGGTTLRDFLQSDGKPGYFAQELQVYGRAGEPCRACGTPIESAKHGQRSTFFCRRCQR, encoded by the coding sequence ATGCCTGAATTACCAGAAGTTGAAACCAGCCGACGCGGGATTGAGCCTTATCTTGTCGGCCACAGCATTCAATATGCGGTGGTGCGTAATGCCCGTCTGCGCTGGCCGGTTTCCGAGCAAATTCTGGCGCTGAGCGACCAACCGGTGCGCAGCGTGCAACGCCGTGCCAAGTATCTGCTGATTGAGCTGGACCACGGTTGGATTATCGTTCATCTGGGTATGTCCGGCAGCCTGCGCATGTTGGCTGAGGAAACCGAGGCCGGCAAGCATGACCACGTCGATTTGGTGATCAGCAATGGCATGATCCTGCGCTATACCGATCCCCGCCGTTTTGGAGCCTGGCTATGGTGCGAGGATCTGGCTGCCAGCAACGTGCTGGCGCACCTGGGGCCGGAACCGCTAAGCGAAGCCTTTAACGGCGCTTACCTGTACGAAAAGTCACGCAACAAGCGCACGCTGATCAAACCCTGGTTGATGGATAACAAGCTGGTGGTCGGGGTAGGCAACATCTACGCCAGTGAATCGCTGTTTACCGCCGGGATCTTGCCAGACCGTCCAGCAGACTCGCTGAGCAAAGCGGAGGCGGAGTTATTGGCGGAGACCATCAAGGCGGTGTTGCTGCGTTCAATCGAACAGGGGGGCACCACGCTGCGCGATTTCCTGCAGTCAGACGGTAAACCGGGTTATTTCGCGCAGGAGTTGCAGGTGTACGGCCGTGCGGGGGAGCCTTGTCGCGCATGCGGCACGCCGATTGAGTCTGCCAAACACGGGCAGCGCAGCACATTTTTCTGCCGTCGCTGCCAGCGCTGA
- the rpmG gene encoding 50S ribosomal protein L33, translating to MAKGVREKIKLVSSAGTGHFYTTTKNKRTKPEKLELKKFDPVVRQHVLYKEAKIK from the coding sequence ATGGCTAAAGGTGTTCGCGAGAAGATCAAGCTGGTTTCTTCTGCTGGTACTGGTCACTTCTATACCACCACGAAGAACAAGCGTACTAAGCCGGAAAAATTGGAACTGAAGAAATTCGATCCAGTTGTCCGTCAACACGTACTGTACAAAGAAGCTAAAATTAAATAA